One segment of Leptospiraceae bacterium DNA contains the following:
- a CDS encoding 30S ribosomal protein S21 has product MVGIIIKEGESIEGALRRFKRDCANAGILSEIKKREHFEKPSIIKKKAIDTARRKRDKKKRIFAKKEKI; this is encoded by the coding sequence ATGGTAGGAATCATTATTAAAGAGGGAGAATCCATAGAGGGAGCACTCAGAAGATTCAAAAGAGATTGTGCAAATGCTGGTATTTTGAGCGAAATCAAAAAAAGAGAACATTTTGAGAAACCTAGCATTATCAAGAAAAAAGCCATAGATACAGCAAGAAGAAAACGCGATAAAAAAAAGCGTATCTTTGCTAAAAAAGAAAAGATTTAA
- a CDS encoding GatB/YqeY domain-containing protein yields the protein MSLQQKINDDLKSALKSKEEPKLSTLRLLKSDIQYELTKTGASTLNDDQVIGLIRSNSKKRKETALEYRKANREDLALKEDSEDAVLTSYLPASMPEAEVREVVSRVIKEIAPKSAAEAGKVIGKVMQELKGKNADGSLVSSLVKSMMPEAS from the coding sequence ATGTCTTTACAACAAAAAATTAATGATGACTTGAAGTCTGCACTTAAATCCAAGGAAGAACCAAAACTTTCTACTTTGCGATTATTAAAATCAGACATTCAATATGAATTAACCAAAACTGGAGCATCTACTTTAAATGATGACCAAGTCATTGGATTAATAAGATCAAATTCTAAAAAAAGAAAAGAGACGGCTCTTGAGTATAGAAAAGCGAATCGAGAAGATTTAGCACTCAAGGAAGATTCCGAGGATGCTGTTCTGACTTCTTATCTTCCGGCATCTATGCCTGAGGCTGAAGTAAGAGAAGTTGTTTCTCGTGTAATCAAAGAAATTGCTCCTAAATCTGCTGCGGAGGCTGGGAAAGTAATTGGCAAGGTAATGCAAGAATTAAAAGGCAAAAATGCTGATGGTTCTCTCGTTTCTAGCTTAGTTAAATCCATGATGCCTGAGGCATCTTAA
- the dnaG gene encoding DNA primase: MQNSSDFVSRVKREVGLEAYISRFVKLKKQGKRLLGLCPFHSEKSPSFTISPDLAVYHCFGCGKSGDLFRFVMDFERVDFNRAKEVLSEYSGIPLKESLGANNEFAEKTFLYSLNQKFLEYFIRNLNSEEGKVARQYLKSRHISEPEILHFKIGYSLPGFDNWKKMNLSEEEVKGAVKLGLMKISANNRNHYYDFYRERIMFPIFEPGGKVAGFGGRTINPSDEAKYINSPASIVYDKGKMFYNLYNAQNSIRKTKTAILVEGYLDVIGLFSKEFDNVIAPLGTSLTEKQVRTLKNYADKVTVLFDGDNAGRKAAFRATEICIKENLPSEVILLENGVDPFDLSNQKTRIDILDLFSKPISSSDFVIQETMQNTTPASKPEQKKKAIENLFQFIKTLEKETDKQSYLAEGAKHLGLSFAAILNDFKKEVVPNFESKKDDNKSKPVVKSTSTSPAIKYERKLISMLILNDSLIHNIHQVLDQEFFDSESSILRDLIYNRFLNSEEINYESIRDSGIDDSTLVAINPFIFDELDAKELPEEEKELIFKEALLQQRKFVIDSEISKLSLSQNYLDNSQIDLERLMVLRKEKQTILETIGSLSLVKKEVN; encoded by the coding sequence GTGCAAAACAGTTCCGATTTCGTTTCCCGTGTCAAAAGAGAAGTCGGGCTAGAAGCCTATATTTCTCGATTTGTAAAATTAAAGAAACAGGGCAAGAGGTTACTAGGTCTTTGCCCGTTCCATTCTGAAAAATCACCATCCTTCACGATTTCGCCTGACTTAGCAGTTTACCATTGTTTTGGTTGCGGAAAATCGGGAGATTTATTCCGGTTTGTGATGGATTTTGAACGTGTTGATTTTAATCGAGCAAAAGAAGTTCTATCGGAATACTCAGGGATTCCTCTCAAAGAAAGTCTGGGAGCAAACAATGAATTTGCGGAAAAAACTTTTCTTTATTCTCTCAATCAAAAATTCCTAGAATACTTTATTCGAAATTTAAATTCGGAAGAAGGGAAAGTGGCTCGTCAATATTTAAAATCTCGCCATATTTCAGAACCCGAAATTTTACATTTTAAAATAGGATACAGTCTTCCCGGATTTGATAATTGGAAAAAAATGAATCTCTCGGAAGAAGAAGTAAAGGGAGCGGTTAAACTTGGTTTAATGAAGATAAGCGCAAATAATCGCAATCATTATTACGATTTCTATCGTGAGCGTATCATGTTTCCTATTTTTGAACCCGGTGGAAAAGTCGCTGGATTTGGTGGAAGAACCATCAATCCAAGTGATGAAGCAAAATACATTAATAGTCCAGCTTCAATTGTTTATGATAAAGGCAAAATGTTTTATAATCTCTACAATGCCCAAAATTCGATTCGTAAAACAAAAACAGCAATTTTAGTAGAAGGATATTTAGACGTAATTGGACTTTTTTCGAAAGAGTTTGATAATGTAATCGCTCCCCTAGGGACTTCCCTTACAGAAAAACAAGTTCGTACTTTAAAAAATTACGCTGATAAAGTTACAGTATTATTTGATGGGGATAATGCCGGCAGAAAAGCCGCTTTTCGGGCTACCGAAATATGTATTAAGGAAAATTTACCTTCGGAAGTTATCCTTCTTGAAAATGGAGTAGATCCATTTGACTTATCCAATCAAAAGACACGAATTGATATTTTAGATTTATTTAGTAAACCAATTTCTTCCTCTGACTTTGTAATTCAGGAAACCATGCAGAATACAACTCCTGCTTCTAAACCAGAACAAAAGAAGAAAGCAATTGAGAACCTATTTCAGTTCATTAAAACCCTCGAGAAAGAAACTGATAAACAGTCCTATTTGGCAGAGGGAGCAAAACACCTAGGTTTAAGTTTTGCCGCAATATTAAATGATTTTAAAAAAGAAGTAGTACCTAATTTTGAGTCTAAGAAAGACGATAATAAATCTAAGCCTGTAGTGAAATCAACCTCTACATCGCCTGCAATAAAATATGAAAGAAAACTGATTTCTATGCTGATTTTAAACGATTCCTTAATTCACAATATTCATCAGGTTTTAGACCAAGAATTTTTTGATTCAGAAAGTTCTATTTTGCGAGATTTAATTTATAACCGTTTTTTGAACAGTGAAGAAATTAATTATGAATCGATTCGAGATTCGGGAATTGATGATTCGACTTTGGTTGCAATTAATCCTTTTATTTTTGATGAATTAGATGCGAAAGAATTACCCGAAGAAGAAAAAGAACTTATTTTTAAAGAAGCACTTTTACAACAAAGGAAATTTGTAATTGATTCAGAGATTAGTAAACTTTCCTTAAGTCAGAATTATTTAGATAACTCACAAATAGATTTAGAAAGACTGATGGTTCTTAGAAAAGAAAAACAGACAATTCTAGAAACAATTGGATCACTCAGTTTAGTTAAAAAAGAGGTAAATTAA
- the rpoD gene encoding RNA polymerase sigma factor RpoD, with product MENLQSLPEVQRIIAIGKANSEVSYDEINEILPDKILNSEKIDDVFTLLHELGIEVVEEYSKKSVEAPVLPPKEEKPAKKKKESSSISATSEDPIRLYLKEIGKVSLISGETEVFLAKRIEKGEKIIEETILSSSILRANFAKLMPKIKSKKIKVYELVKVDKLYALNQNEADKLEKVFFSNMDIIQNEEKVYNESINRIKKYSENSKKYKELREKIEITSSKIDNATRMIGVSQREIQKISQKIKSMVFRIKEIDRHFLKIKARYGHDVKEIKTFNRFIEKNENIEEIEKMMGIDIDEVREVIKDIRNNERKLRRMEQEAGSSTIEIKEWGEKIMKGEREISQAKKELVKANLRLVVSIAKRYANRGMHFFDLIQEGNIGLIKAVDKFEYKKGYKFSTYATWWIRQAITRAISDQARTIRVPVHMIEQVNKVIREARLFVQEFGRDPTNEEIAERLGWPVQKVKSVKNVGREPISLEIPVGSEEDSELGDFIEDKEVESPLNSAAGSILAEQIRQVLHTLPAREQKVIRMRFGLDDGYAQTLEEVGYQFKVTRERIRQIEAKALRRLRHPTRSKKLKDYILD from the coding sequence ATGGAAAACTTACAAAGTCTCCCAGAAGTACAAAGAATTATCGCGATTGGTAAAGCCAATAGTGAAGTATCCTATGATGAAATCAACGAGATACTTCCTGATAAAATTTTAAACTCAGAAAAAATCGACGATGTATTTACTCTTTTACACGAACTAGGTATTGAAGTTGTTGAGGAATATAGTAAGAAGTCGGTCGAGGCTCCTGTACTGCCTCCTAAAGAAGAAAAACCAGCCAAAAAGAAAAAAGAAAGTTCTTCCATTTCTGCAACTTCCGAAGACCCTATCCGTCTTTATTTAAAAGAAATTGGAAAAGTAAGTTTGATTTCGGGGGAAACAGAGGTTTTCCTTGCAAAGCGAATTGAAAAGGGCGAAAAAATTATCGAAGAAACTATTTTATCTTCTAGTATATTACGGGCTAATTTCGCTAAACTCATGCCTAAGATCAAAAGCAAAAAAATCAAAGTCTACGAATTAGTAAAGGTAGACAAACTCTATGCGCTCAATCAAAATGAGGCAGACAAACTCGAAAAAGTATTTTTTTCAAATATGGATATTATCCAGAACGAAGAAAAAGTATATAACGAGTCTATTAACCGTATTAAAAAATATTCTGAGAATAGTAAAAAATACAAAGAACTCAGAGAAAAAATCGAAATCACATCTTCCAAAATTGACAACGCAACTCGAATGATTGGCGTGTCCCAGAGAGAAATTCAAAAAATTTCTCAAAAGATCAAGTCAATGGTATTTCGTATCAAAGAAATCGACAGACATTTTTTAAAAATCAAAGCTCGTTACGGTCATGACGTAAAAGAAATCAAAACGTTCAACCGCTTCATCGAAAAAAATGAGAACATCGAAGAAATTGAAAAAATGATGGGCATTGATATTGATGAAGTTAGAGAAGTTATTAAAGACATTCGAAATAACGAGCGAAAACTTCGTCGTATGGAACAAGAAGCCGGTTCTTCCACTATTGAAATCAAAGAGTGGGGCGAAAAAATCATGAAAGGGGAAAGAGAAATTTCCCAAGCAAAAAAAGAATTAGTAAAAGCAAACCTTCGTTTGGTTGTTTCGATTGCGAAACGTTATGCGAACCGTGGTATGCACTTTTTTGATTTAATCCAAGAAGGTAATATTGGTCTTATCAAAGCAGTAGATAAATTCGAATACAAAAAAGGTTATAAATTTTCTACTTACGCAACTTGGTGGATTCGTCAAGCTATCACAAGAGCGATTTCTGATCAAGCGAGAACAATTCGTGTTCCAGTTCACATGATTGAGCAGGTGAATAAAGTTATCCGCGAGGCACGTTTATTTGTGCAAGAATTTGGACGTGATCCGACTAATGAAGAAATTGCAGAAAGACTTGGTTGGCCTGTACAAAAAGTGAAGTCTGTGAAGAACGTTGGGCGCGAGCCTATCTCTTTAGAAATTCCTGTTGGCTCAGAAGAAGATTCAGAACTAGGAGATTTTATTGAAGATAAGGAAGTAGAATCTCCACTTAATTCAGCTGCTGGAAGTATTTTGGCAGAACAAATCCGTCAAGTTCTTCATACACTTCCTGCTAGAGAGCAAAAAGTAATTCGTATGCGATTTGGGTTAGATGATGGTTATGCGCAAACTTTAGAGGAAGTAGGATATCAATTTAAAGTAACAAGAGAACGTATTCGTCAGATTGAAGCTAAAGCCTTAAGAAGACTTCGTCACCCGACTCGTTCTAAAAAGTTAAAGGATTATATTCTAGATTAG
- a CDS encoding trypsin-like peptidase domain-containing protein, with protein MAVCVLIGTVLSPIVFFGKKDSSPMYLQADTNTPVKDTPAKAQAVALENAFQDVFDAVSQSVVSISTEKTVKVKNHPLSNDPFFEHFFGGNPNRQGGQEMRQKQRGLGSGIILNEDGYILTNEHVVGDMDKLTVKLKNKKTYEAKLIGSDKTIDLALLKIKASTGDLKPVSLGDSSKVKVGNWAIAIGAPHGLEHSFTVGVVSAIARGGIDSSGLGYIQTDAAINHGNSGGPLLNIHGEVIGINRMIVSPSGGSIGIGLTIPINDAKRVFEELKNSGKVKHAWLGVGLEPVMEEDMKELKLSDSKGAVVREVKKDSPADQAGIKIMDVIVRIGDKDVETREDVIEAVLGTRVGKKIDVKLIRKGSPMKLTVTTAERPY; from the coding sequence ATGGCGGTATGTGTCCTTATCGGAACAGTTTTATCACCTATCGTTTTTTTTGGGAAAAAAGATTCTAGCCCAATGTATCTACAGGCAGATACTAACACACCTGTAAAAGATACTCCTGCCAAAGCACAAGCAGTTGCGCTAGAAAATGCTTTTCAGGATGTATTTGATGCTGTTTCCCAAAGTGTTGTATCCATTTCTACAGAAAAAACTGTAAAAGTAAAAAATCATCCTTTATCCAATGACCCATTCTTTGAGCATTTTTTTGGTGGAAATCCGAACCGTCAAGGCGGACAGGAAATGAGGCAAAAACAAAGAGGCCTTGGCTCTGGTATAATATTAAATGAGGATGGATATATTCTGACAAATGAACATGTTGTCGGGGACATGGACAAACTCACTGTTAAACTCAAAAATAAAAAAACATATGAAGCAAAATTAATTGGCTCGGATAAAACTATTGATCTTGCCCTTCTTAAAATCAAAGCTTCTACTGGTGATTTAAAACCTGTTTCATTGGGGGATTCTTCTAAAGTAAAAGTAGGAAATTGGGCGATTGCTATCGGGGCTCCTCATGGTCTCGAACATTCTTTTACTGTTGGGGTGGTAAGTGCAATTGCTCGTGGAGGAATTGATTCTTCTGGATTGGGATATATTCAAACAGATGCAGCGATTAATCACGGAAATAGTGGTGGTCCACTTTTAAATATTCATGGAGAGGTAATTGGTATTAACCGCATGATTGTTTCTCCGAGTGGTGGTTCTATTGGAATTGGTCTGACTATTCCGATAAATGACGCAAAACGAGTTTTCGAAGAATTAAAAAATAGTGGAAAAGTCAAACATGCATGGTTGGGAGTTGGATTAGAACCCGTCATGGAAGAAGACATGAAGGAACTAAAACTTTCTGACTCAAAGGGAGCAGTCGTCAGAGAGGTTAAGAAAGATTCACCCGCAGACCAAGCTGGAATAAAAATCATGGATGTAATCGTTCGTATTGGTGACAAAGATGTCGAAACAAGAGAAGATGTAATCGAAGCTGTATTAGGAACTCGTGTCGGAAAAAAAATTGATGTTAAACTTATCCGAAAAGGTAGTCCTATGAAATTGACTGTAACTACTGCTGAGAGACCGTATTAA
- the ruvB gene encoding Holliday junction branch migration DNA helicase RuvB: protein MADRILNPEDKSTDDLSLRPDSLTDFIGQKDLLENLRIFIEAAKRRDSSLDHVLLSGPPGLGKTTLAGIVAKEIGSNLTVTSAQVISKGADLARFLTMLNEKDILFIDEIHSLNRNLEEILYPAMEDYKIDLVVGEGITAQSVQIPLKKFTLVGATTRSGMISEPLKNRFGIQFRLDYYSDEEMGQIVVRSAKILNIQIDSDAALEIGKRSRKTPRIANHLLKRIRDFAEVQNNGRINLAICKSSLQKLGIDHLGLDNMDRQILTCMIERYKGGPVGLKAIAVIVGEEERTIEDSYESYLVRIGLILRTPAGRMASELAYRHMNIEMKAKDEQRNLFF from the coding sequence TTGGCTGATAGAATTTTAAATCCAGAAGATAAAAGCACAGACGATCTATCGTTACGTCCAGATAGTCTTACTGATTTTATTGGTCAAAAAGATCTTTTAGAAAATCTACGTATTTTTATTGAAGCAGCCAAAAGACGAGATTCCTCTTTGGATCATGTTCTTTTATCCGGACCTCCCGGTCTTGGAAAAACAACGTTAGCCGGTATTGTTGCAAAAGAAATTGGCTCAAATCTTACAGTTACATCGGCACAGGTTATTTCTAAGGGAGCTGATCTTGCTCGTTTTTTAACTATGCTAAATGAAAAAGATATTTTATTCATAGATGAAATTCACAGTTTGAATCGGAATTTGGAAGAAATTCTATATCCTGCCATGGAAGATTACAAAATTGATTTAGTAGTAGGGGAAGGAATTACAGCACAAAGCGTACAGATACCTCTCAAAAAATTTACTCTCGTAGGAGCAACTACAAGAAGTGGCATGATAAGCGAACCACTTAAAAATCGATTTGGAATTCAGTTTCGTTTGGATTATTATTCCGATGAAGAAATGGGACAAATTGTAGTTAGGTCTGCAAAAATTTTAAATATCCAAATTGATTCTGACGCGGCATTAGAAATCGGAAAACGAAGTAGAAAAACTCCTAGAATCGCAAATCATTTACTCAAACGAATTCGAGATTTTGCGGAAGTGCAGAATAATGGTCGAATCAATCTTGCTATTTGTAAATCTTCCCTCCAAAAATTAGGAATCGATCATCTTGGGTTAGATAATATGGATAGACAAATCCTAACTTGTATGATAGAAAGATACAAAGGAGGACCTGTTGGTCTTAAAGCGATAGCCGTTATAGTGGGGGAAGAAGAAAGAACAATAGAAGATTCTTATGAGTCCTATTTGGTTCGGATTGGTTTGATTCTTCGAACACCGGCTGGGCGAATGGCAAGTGAGTTAGCATACAGGCATATGAACATAGAAATGAAGGCTAAAGATGAACAAAGAAATCTTTTCTTTTGA
- a CDS encoding energy transducer TonB — protein MNKEIFSFDLNALSEDDKRLLLSASLVFFLISFTIAHLFTKNMLWRLIGADSKIVELKQDRENQKVYEVLLEQEFTNKTIKDEIKALSNEDSAGTGGLTEKEGFHTNSPFYEFIFGGLPSSSPQMTQKTSESQKTEDEIYEVGIFQNDPMMKVTPQKTVVSNPSTGQETKIPFNYRFQQDFLFRWDGSTSLSIPRKKLAGYEYFKRMLKQIEEGFAAPGGGNIAYRDMAGFFIREGISPGETRVSFMLNDEGQVIDVKQITSQGQEIVDRACMDALRGQNFGPVPPEVKEQGMIFGINFVFPGHIKYR, from the coding sequence ATGAACAAAGAAATCTTTTCTTTTGATTTAAATGCTTTAAGTGAGGATGACAAACGTTTGCTTTTATCTGCAAGCCTAGTGTTTTTTTTGATTTCCTTTACTATAGCGCACTTATTTACAAAAAACATGCTTTGGCGTTTAATTGGAGCGGACAGTAAAATAGTCGAGCTGAAACAAGATAGGGAAAACCAAAAAGTATATGAAGTTCTACTCGAACAAGAGTTTACAAATAAAACTATCAAAGATGAAATAAAAGCCCTTTCTAACGAAGATTCTGCTGGAACAGGCGGACTTACAGAGAAGGAAGGTTTTCATACAAATTCTCCCTTTTATGAATTTATATTTGGTGGGCTTCCCAGTTCCTCTCCCCAAATGACTCAAAAAACTTCTGAGTCTCAAAAAACGGAAGATGAAATTTATGAAGTAGGAATATTTCAAAATGATCCTATGATGAAAGTAACTCCTCAGAAGACAGTTGTGTCGAATCCATCAACAGGTCAGGAAACGAAAATCCCTTTCAACTATCGATTCCAGCAAGATTTTCTATTTCGTTGGGACGGATCTACTTCTCTTTCTATCCCCCGTAAAAAATTGGCCGGATATGAATACTTTAAACGAATGCTTAAACAAATCGAAGAAGGTTTTGCTGCTCCCGGAGGAGGTAATATCGCCTATCGTGATATGGCAGGATTTTTTATTCGCGAAGGAATCAGTCCTGGGGAAACACGCGTTAGCTTCATGCTAAACGATGAAGGTCAGGTAATCGATGTAAAACAAATTACTTCCCAAGGACAGGAAATCGTAGACCGTGCTTGTATGGACGCTTTACGCGGACAAAACTTTGGTCCCGTACCGCCTGAAGTAAAAGAACAAGGTATGATCTTTGGGATTAACTTTGTTTTTCCGGGACATATAAAATACCGCTAG
- a CDS encoding phosphoglycerate dehydrogenase, which produces MPKIFVSTFPYGVSDVSPRQILENTGWEIKYNPHNRKLKPEELAEFAKDADGVIAGTENMNQLLAINPNLQFIARVGIGLDSVPLSLCREKGIKVSYTPDAVTPAVAELTVGLMIALTRFANRADREIRNDQWTRPVGKRIEHSNIGIIGFGRVGKKLVQLLSSFKPKEILVNDIKDKSEEIKQIANQWNISIQQVTKEEIYQSSDIISLHLPLYKKTKYMIDKKSLELFNKNSFLINTARGALIHEKDLFDALNVKQIKAAALDVFETEPYSGNLRALENIILTQHIGSCSFDCRYEMEIQAAEELIRFFKNETLLREVPDEEYEYQL; this is translated from the coding sequence ATGCCAAAAATTTTCGTATCCACTTTTCCGTACGGAGTATCAGACGTATCCCCTCGGCAAATTTTAGAGAATACCGGTTGGGAAATTAAATATAACCCGCACAATAGAAAACTAAAACCAGAAGAATTAGCTGAATTCGCAAAAGACGCAGATGGAGTTATTGCTGGCACAGAAAATATGAATCAGTTACTAGCGATAAATCCTAATCTTCAATTTATTGCGAGAGTAGGAATAGGACTCGATTCTGTTCCTTTAAGTTTATGTAGGGAAAAAGGAATAAAGGTATCCTATACACCTGACGCAGTTACGCCTGCAGTCGCCGAGCTAACTGTTGGATTGATGATTGCCTTAACTAGATTTGCAAACCGAGCAGACAGAGAAATACGAAACGACCAATGGACAAGACCAGTTGGAAAAAGAATCGAACATTCAAATATTGGAATTATTGGGTTCGGTAGAGTTGGTAAAAAATTAGTGCAACTTTTATCATCTTTTAAACCAAAAGAAATATTAGTGAACGATATAAAAGACAAGTCAGAAGAAATAAAACAAATCGCAAACCAATGGAATATTTCGATACAACAAGTTACAAAAGAAGAGATTTATCAGTCCTCCGATATTATTTCTCTTCATTTGCCGCTGTATAAAAAAACAAAGTATATGATTGATAAAAAAAGTTTAGAACTATTCAACAAAAATAGTTTTCTAATCAATACAGCGAGAGGTGCATTAATCCACGAAAAAGATTTATTCGATGCGTTAAACGTTAAACAAATCAAAGCTGCTGCCTTAGATGTCTTCGAAACAGAGCCGTATTCGGGAAATTTACGAGCATTGGAAAATATAATTTTGACTCAGCATATCGGTTCTTGTTCATTTGATTGTAGATATGAAATGGAAATCCAAGCGGCCGAAGAATTAATTAGATTTTTTAAAAATGAAACTCTTTTACGTGAGGTTCCTGATGAAGAATACGAATACCAATTATAG
- a CDS encoding EAL domain-containing protein yields the protein MEWLSLGEVVPFFQPVLSIENKSVFGYESLARIVFPDGSVHSIGEFFLLNNHFNGNGNDNNKFNQFRKFQKNIDHSLREQSLLMLAQDSNPDSKLFINISPAIMMTYIDTIGSSQDVPPTIRKVKELGISPNRIVIEITEDYIHKNLDVLKPLINMYKDFGFLIAIDDLGSKSSNLDRIGIFRPDIIKVDMQMLRLSLIERSYREILYTLSRLGESLGISLLFEGVETVDELHQAMSFGSRYLQGFLFDKAMQTPAEKIKYTNQLDRLLNSFYAKKVEEIVHKVNWENRIEILIQKIGDEIQFKEDGNIVSYSEIFTVDESIFRFFVTDLNGNQRSPNYIKKKNSEIIIQRNARNNNWSWRPYFLNHLYESYRQGNNWVISQPYHDIMENLLLRTFSKTFKDKFILFIDVLYPE from the coding sequence ATGGAATGGTTAAGCTTGGGGGAAGTTGTCCCTTTTTTCCAGCCAGTTTTATCAATTGAAAATAAATCAGTCTTTGGTTATGAATCTTTGGCAAGAATTGTATTCCCTGACGGGTCGGTCCATTCGATTGGAGAATTTTTTCTATTAAACAACCATTTCAATGGAAATGGAAATGATAATAATAAGTTTAATCAATTCCGAAAATTTCAAAAAAATATAGATCATAGTCTGAGAGAACAATCTCTATTAATGTTAGCACAAGACTCAAATCCAGACTCAAAACTATTCATCAATATCTCTCCCGCAATCATGATGACCTATATAGATACTATTGGATCTAGCCAAGATGTTCCTCCTACCATTAGAAAAGTAAAAGAATTAGGAATTTCTCCAAATAGAATAGTAATTGAGATTACTGAGGATTATATCCACAAAAATTTGGACGTATTAAAACCGCTTATTAACATGTACAAAGATTTTGGTTTTTTAATTGCGATAGACGATTTAGGCTCTAAATCCTCAAATTTAGATCGAATCGGAATTTTTCGCCCTGATATTATTAAAGTTGATATGCAAATGTTGCGATTGTCCCTTATAGAACGCAGTTATAGAGAAATTTTATACACTCTTTCAAGATTAGGCGAAAGTTTGGGTATATCTCTATTATTCGAAGGTGTTGAAACTGTGGATGAATTACACCAAGCTATGAGTTTCGGATCCCGCTATCTACAAGGATTCTTATTTGATAAAGCAATGCAAACTCCGGCAGAAAAAATAAAATACACAAATCAATTAGACCGATTGCTAAATAGTTTTTATGCAAAGAAAGTGGAAGAAATAGTTCACAAAGTAAATTGGGAAAATAGAATTGAAATACTGATTCAAAAAATAGGAGATGAAATCCAATTTAAAGAAGATGGCAATATAGTTTCCTACTCAGAAATTTTTACAGTTGATGAAAGTATTTTTCGATTTTTTGTCACAGATTTGAATGGGAATCAACGATCACCAAACTATATAAAGAAAAAAAACTCAGAAATTATAATACAGAGAAATGCGCGAAATAATAATTGGAGTTGGAGACCGTATTTCCTAAATCATTTATACGAATCCTATCGACAAGGAAATAATTGGGTCATTAGCCAACCGTACCATGATATAATGGAAAATTTACTATTAAGAACATTTTCAAAAACATTTAAGGATAAATTTATACTTTTTATAGATGTATTGTATCCCGAATAA